In the genome of Girardinichthys multiradiatus isolate DD_20200921_A chromosome 7, DD_fGirMul_XY1, whole genome shotgun sequence, one region contains:
- the maip1 gene encoding m-AAA protease-interacting protein 1, mitochondrial translates to MVSCLFRCYSRLPSAFTLTRFVLNKNLVRNHRCCLDREGNHTAGRFYSSGRDREQPKQKVVVVGIPNPFIWFRTRIYYFLIRTYFDKEFSIEEFTEGAKQAFSHVSRLLSQCQFDALEGLVAKDLIGKLEEKCTSLPSNYKKALSADPDEIMYTTPGDVGIFYDDNGRKFVSILMRFWYLTNARLPDDSMEGTRIFKVALEDGEGETETKRLLTAIYEFQREFTKGVPPDWTITRIEHSKLLD, encoded by the exons ATGGTGTCCTGCCTGTTCAGGTGTTATTCTCGGCTGCCCTCAGCCTTCACACTTACTCGGTTCGTTTTAAACAAGAATCTGGTTCGCAATCACCGGTGTTGTCTAGACCGGGAGGGCAACCACACGGCCGGGCGGTTCTATAGCTCGGGGCGGGATCGGGAACAACCGAAACAGAAGGTGGTGGTGGTCGGGATCCCCAACCCGTTCATCTGGTTTCGGACCCGGATCTACTACTTTCTGATCAGGACTTACTTTGACAAGGAGTTCAGCATCGAGGAGTTCACTGAGGGCGCCAAGCAG GCCTTTTCCCATGTTTCCAGACTTCTGTCTCAGTGTCAGTTCGATGCTCTGGAGGGGCTCGTTGCTAAAGAT CTGATTGGAAAACTGGAGGAAAAGTGCACCTCGTTGCCGTCCAACTATAAGAAAGCCCTGTCTGCCGATCCAGATGAGATCATGTACACGACGCCGGGGGACGTTGGAATCTTCTATGATGATAACG GGAGGAAGTTTGTCAGCATCCTGATGCGTTTCTGGTACCTGACGAACGCTCGGCTTCCTGACGACAGCATGGAGGGAACCCGGATCTTCAAGGTGGCCCTTGAAGACGGAGAAGGAGAAACGGAGACCAAGAGGCTGCTCACTGCAATATACGA ATTCCAGAGGGAGTTCACCAAAGGAGTTCCTCCAGACTGGACCATTACCCGTATAGAGCACTCGAAGCTTCTGGATTAA
- the tyw5 gene encoding tRNA wybutosine-synthesizing protein 5 isoform X1, which translates to MELQEKIAVPIFTEVDREVFLKEVYPGRGPAVLRGVDLGPCVERWTVEYLGMKGGEREVKIHVSTVTQMDFLHKNFVYKTLPFNEFVRRASEAKHSDFFLCEDESYYLRSLGEDVRKEPAELSKQFPDLAEDFHIPRFFESDQFFSSVFRISSRGLQLWTHYDVMDNLLAQVTGRKRVVLYSPQDALHLYLNGDKSEVLDIDAPDMKLFPEFVKARRYDCVLEPGDLLFIPALWFHNTLALHFGVGVNIFWRHLSADSYDKKDPYGNKDPVAAARALQTLERGLHALDELPAEYRDFYGRRMVQRIQKRTYCHSPDSETTIPRSLSNKPG; encoded by the exons atggaGCTCCAGGAAAAAATAGCGGTTCCGATTTTCACTGAAGTGGACCGGGAGGTGTTTCTGAAGGAGGTCTATCCCGGG CGCGGACCGGCGGTCCTGAGGGGCGTGGATCTTGGTCCCTGCGTGGAAAGGTGGACGGTTGAATATCTTGGGATGAAAGGAGGTGAGAGGGAGGTGAAGATCCATGTCTCCACAGTAACTCAGATGGATTTTCTTCACAAAAACTTTGTCTACAA GACTCTGCCATTTAATGAATTTGTTAGAAGAGCATCAGAGGCTAAACACTCTGACTTTTTCCTGTGTGAG GATGAGAGCTACTATCTTCGATCACTGGGAGAGGACGTCCGGAAG GAACCTGCCGAGCTGAGCAAACAGTTCCCGGACCTGGCTGAGGATTTTCACATCCCACGGTTCTTTGAGTCGGATCAGTTCTTCTCCAGCGTTTTCCGCATCAGCTCCCGTGGTCTGCAGCTGTGGACCCACTACGAT GTGATGGACAACCTGCTGGCTCAGGTCACAGGAAGGAAGAGAGTGGTTCTCTACAGCCCCCAGGATGCGTTACACCTCTACCTAAATG GTGATAAGTCAGAGGTCCTGGATATTGATGCTCCTGATATGAAACtgtttcctgagtttgtaaAAGCGAGGAGATACGACTGTGTGCTGGAGCCTGGAGATCTGCTTTTTATTCCTG CACTGTGGTTCCATAACACCCTTGCCCTGCACTTTGGAGTCGGTGTTAACATCTTCTGGCGCCACCTATCTGCTGACAGCTATGACAAGAAGGACCCATACGGTAACAAAGACCCAGTGGCTGCTGCTCGAGCTCTGCAGACTCTGGAGAGGGGTCTGCATGCTTTGGACGAGCTTCCAGCTGAGTACAGGGACTTCTACGGCCGACGAATGGTCCAACGCATCCAGAAGCGAACTTACTGTCACAGTCCGGACTCAGAAACTACAATACCCAGAAGTCTCTCCAACAAACCTGGATGA
- the tyw5 gene encoding tRNA wybutosine-synthesizing protein 5 isoform X2 yields MKGGEREVKIHVSTVTQMDFLHKNFVYKTLPFNEFVRRASEAKHSDFFLCEDESYYLRSLGEDVRKEPAELSKQFPDLAEDFHIPRFFESDQFFSSVFRISSRGLQLWTHYDVMDNLLAQVTGRKRVVLYSPQDALHLYLNGDKSEVLDIDAPDMKLFPEFVKARRYDCVLEPGDLLFIPALWFHNTLALHFGVGVNIFWRHLSADSYDKKDPYGNKDPVAAARALQTLERGLHALDELPAEYRDFYGRRMVQRIQKRTYCHSPDSETTIPRSLSNKPG; encoded by the exons ATGAAAGGAGGTGAGAGGGAGGTGAAGATCCATGTCTCCACAGTAACTCAGATGGATTTTCTTCACAAAAACTTTGTCTACAA GACTCTGCCATTTAATGAATTTGTTAGAAGAGCATCAGAGGCTAAACACTCTGACTTTTTCCTGTGTGAG GATGAGAGCTACTATCTTCGATCACTGGGAGAGGACGTCCGGAAG GAACCTGCCGAGCTGAGCAAACAGTTCCCGGACCTGGCTGAGGATTTTCACATCCCACGGTTCTTTGAGTCGGATCAGTTCTTCTCCAGCGTTTTCCGCATCAGCTCCCGTGGTCTGCAGCTGTGGACCCACTACGAT GTGATGGACAACCTGCTGGCTCAGGTCACAGGAAGGAAGAGAGTGGTTCTCTACAGCCCCCAGGATGCGTTACACCTCTACCTAAATG GTGATAAGTCAGAGGTCCTGGATATTGATGCTCCTGATATGAAACtgtttcctgagtttgtaaAAGCGAGGAGATACGACTGTGTGCTGGAGCCTGGAGATCTGCTTTTTATTCCTG CACTGTGGTTCCATAACACCCTTGCCCTGCACTTTGGAGTCGGTGTTAACATCTTCTGGCGCCACCTATCTGCTGACAGCTATGACAAGAAGGACCCATACGGTAACAAAGACCCAGTGGCTGCTGCTCGAGCTCTGCAGACTCTGGAGAGGGGTCTGCATGCTTTGGACGAGCTTCCAGCTGAGTACAGGGACTTCTACGGCCGACGAATGGTCCAACGCATCCAGAAGCGAACTTACTGTCACAGTCCGGACTCAGAAACTACAATACCCAGAAGTCTCTCCAACAAACCTGGATGA